ccccccttttttttttactgcagattAAGCTTTTAAGGAAGAGGCAAAAGAAGGCCCATTTGATGGAAATTCAGCTGAACGGTGGTGATATCGCAGCAAAAGTAGATTGGGCTGTCCAACACTTGGAGAAACAGATCCCAGTCAGTTCTGTCTTTGGTCAAGATGAAATGATTGATGTTATTGGTGTGACCAAGGGTAGAGGAATGAAAGgtaattattgaataattattattcttttgataCCCATACTGTTATGATGATTAGCTCAAGTCTAAATTAAATTTGTTGAGACCTATGCTGCCTTCCTTCTGATATTTTGATGAAAAGTCTCATACAAAAAACTTGTTCTCTTTTGTTAATGACTACTTCATTTTAGGTGTGACATCCAGGTGGCACACCAAGAAACTGCCCCGCAAGACTCACAAGGGTTTGCGTAAGGTAGCTTGTATTGGTGCTTGGCATCCCAGTCGTGTGCAGTTCACAGTTGCTCGTGCTGGTCAAAAGGGTTATCACCATCGTACAGAGATGAACAAGAAGATTTACCGAATTGGCAAAGGAATCCATACTGTTGATGGAAAGGTGAGACTGTGAAGTCCAGAACTTGAGAAATTGTcgtataatatatttgtaaattgaaTGTAAAGAATCTGAGCATCtctggttttgaaaacaaaaggcattttctttttccaggttGTAAGGAACAATGCTTCAACTGAATATGACTTGACTGAAAAATCCATTACTCCAATGGGTGGTTTCCCCCATTATGGTGGTGTAAGGCAAGATTTTGTTATGATTAAGGGCTCATGTGCTGGCAAGAAGAAGCGATTGGTGTGTCTTAGGAAGGTAAGCTTGTACTGGTCATCAATTTAAGTATTTAAATTCTGGTTTATCTTCAGGAATTTGTGTGGCAGATAGTtaatcgttaatttttttttcccttgattCATGAGGTACCATCTTAAGTATAGTAGctggtttagttttctgtagttTATGAAGGTGTAAAGTGGGAATTTTCACCAGCACATTGTATTATAAAACGCAGTGTTAGTGCATGGTGAATGATTGTGCTTAGTAAGGGTTGTCACTTAATGGCAGTGTTCTTCCTTTACAGTCCCTGTACATGCAGACCAAACGTGTGGCTTTGGAAAAGGTTGCCCTTCATTTCATCGATACTTCCAGCAAGTTTGGTCATGGTCGCTTCCAGACAAAGGCCGAAAAGCGGGCCAATATGGGTCCTCTCAAGAAAGACAAGGAGAAGCTGAAGAAGTAAAGAGATTTTCCAATAAAAATCTTGTTCTgatgaagtttattttattttcccttgttgctaatatataataaaattgtttgcTGATGTATCCTGTAGGAATGAAGTGTTGTCATTATAAGATACATCAATTTATTCATTGGATGTAGACCATCCTGCCAAGTTTTGAGTGTTATATTTTTGTGGTGCCCTGAGTTGTGGCCTGGTGCTACTAGAGAAAGTTAAAGATTATGAAGCCATGTCAGTACACAAGGTAAGTGAATTTGCGAAACTTTTTTTGGTGAAATTGGAAAAAAGTTGACTGAAAATTTTAGCATTTGAAAAATATGCAGTGCTCATGTGCAAAACTGATTTGCATGATGCATTTTGAATGCAActtatttttatgagttttgttGCAGGAACTTATGGTGCAGTCATGTGATGAAGGGAAAATCCAAGACCACTGTTACAATGATTGTACCAAGACGTGATTTTACTCTTCAGTTTTGCAGGTAAGCAACTGATTAAGTTACAAATAGGTTGTAATAAGGATGAGTATTGCCTCTGGATCTTGTTTATCCTGATAAATGCAAGAGAGTTGTAAATTTCTGCCTTGAGTATTATTCTAAGGTTAGGGTAGTATTTACTGGCAAGTGTTGAAGTATTTATGCTTAAGGAAAGGATTTGAGTTCATGTAGCTTTACAACTTACAGCAGTTTGTGAGGGAAAAATGCCGAAGATAGAAAGCCCAGTTGACTTCGTTCCATGATAAGCATCAATTTGAAGCTTGTATTTTAGCCCTTGATGCCTTCGCGTTTTTTACCAAGACGGTAATGTATCGCTCCTAATTAAGGGCCAGATAAATAAGACTATGGAAAGAGGGCTTCCAATGACGATGTCCATGTCCTAATGGCCTGACAAGTTTGTTTGATATGAATTAGTGttggaagaaaaatattgcagttatggtagtttgtttgctgttaacattttctttttatcagggTTGTGATGTCTGCTCTCCATAGGAACTACAAGGTGAAGAGCGGAGAATTAGGAAGAAGAATCATTTAACTGTTACTGGATGTCATCATATAACAGGTAATGAAACTAATATGACTTGGCTtaagaaacaaaatgtatttttcatagcatCCTAAGTAGCAAAAGCAGTTCAGATGATTTAATACAGATGTCTTACAATGTAATGTGGGTAGCTGGCTCACGCTGGCTGACTTGCAGTGTTACTTATGCAACCTGCACGTGTGGGTGTCCAGTTTCATGCATAGGTGAGGATGGGAGGTATATTCCATGGCTAGAGTCTCTATTGGGCAGTTAACTAAGGAGCATGGAGACATATCTTACATGCAGCAAATTAAGTTTATTAAGTGCAGTATAATTTTGGAGAGTATTCTGTGGTAGTTGAATTGATCTTTATTTCTTATAGGTGCATCATTCTTCACATGACAGAATGGAGCCAGTGTAACATGCAGAGGTATGTTTAAAAATGTGCTTGGAATATTTGtaatattgcattttttcttcatagAAATAGTGTATTTTGTTAGatcacaagtaaaaagatgtcCCTTACACTGCACTGGTATATTTCAGATGAAGTGCCATTGTAGGGGACAGGTAAACAGTTCATAGGAAgcaatttttcaaatattggaTGGTTGTGCCCTGAAAGTTCTAACAAGTTGAAATTGTGATACGTTGGCCTTAGTCATCTTTCTAATTGGTATGAGGTATTAGAATATCAGATTGGTGAAAAAGCTGAATATATTTAATGACTTTAAAATCAAATCCTGTGTTAGTTGTGAATACCAGTATAAGTTAATATATTTCTGGGCTAGTTCAGGTCTTGAATGTactaggaaggaaggaaaaaatgccatttactatataattgtaagttaattttttttttatgtattttcattgttcaatgtccttaatttatttatgtaatgtaaattGTAGACTTGacatgtgtgttttgtttgtgaagATGGTTGCTTCAGAGTGTTATTTGATATCTTGATCTGATTCTGATGCGATGTGGGTAGCTGGTTCACGCCGGCCATCCCACTTGTTGACTTATGCAACTACTTTATGTAGTTGTCCAGTGTCAAGCATCATAGATTAACTTAGTCCCCTAGTGCCAATAAGGTCTGGGTGAGGATTGGGAGGATGTATATTCCATGGCTCCCTGGAGTCCCTAGTGGGCAATTACCAGGAAGTACGGCGATATATCTTACAAACAGCAAATTAAGTTTGAATATGAGTGCAGTATAATTTTTGGAGAGCAATCTGTGGcagattaattgattttttttttttctttctttttcattcaggtCCATCATTCTTGCCGTGGCAGAATGGAGCCAGTGTAACATGCAGAGGTATGTTTTACAAATGTACTTGCAAATTTTGTAATATTGCTCTTTTTCTTAATGGACATAGTGTGTTTCGTTAGATCCCAAGTTTAAAGATGTCCCTTACACGCCACACTGCACTGGTATATTTCAGATGAAGTGCCATTGTAGGGGACAGAGAAACAGTTCATAGGAAGCAATTGTTCACAAATTGGATGGTTGTGCCATGAAAGTTCTAACAAAGTTGAAATTGTGATATGTTGGCCTTAGTCATCTTTGTAAATGGTGTGAGGTATCAGAATATCAGATTGGTGAAATAGAGCTGAATATATTTAATGGCTTTAAAATCAAATCCTGTGTTAGTTGTGAATATCAGTATACAGGTTTATCTAAAAGTTAGTGTTTTTGTTGGCAATTTCAGGTCTTGAATGTActtggaaggaaggaaaaaatgccATTGACTACAtatttgtaagttaatttttttttatgtattttcattgttcagtgtccttaatttatttatgtaaagatGGTTGCTTCAGAATTGTATTTGATATCTTGATCTGATGTGATGTGGGTAGCTGGTTCACGCCGGCCATCCCACTTGTTGACTTATGCAACTACTATATGTAGTTGTCCAGTGTCATGCATCACAGATTAACTTAGTCCCCTAGTGCCGATAAGGTCTGGGTGAGGATTGGGAGGATGTATATTCCATGGCTCCCTGGAGTCCCTAGTGGGCAATTACCAGGAAGTACGGCGATATATCTTACACACAGCAAATTAAGTTTGAATATGAGATCAGTATAATTTTTGGAGAGCATTCTGTGACAGTTTAATTGATCTTTTGTTCTTTCCATTCAGGTCCATCATTCTTGCCGTGGCAGAATGGAGCCAGTGTAACATGCAGAGGTATGTTTTACCAATGTACTTGCAAATTTTGTAATATTGCTCTTTTTCTTAATAGTGTTTTGTTAGATCCCAAGTTTAAAGATGTCCCTTACACGCCACACTGCACTGGTATATTTCAGATGAAGTGCCATTGTAGGGGACAGATAAACAGTTCATAGGAAGCAATTGTTCACAATTTGGATGGTTGTGCCATGAAAGTTCTAACAAAGTTGAAATTAGTCATCTTTTTTTAAATGGTATGAGGTATTAGAATATCAGATTGGTGAAATATAGCTGAATATATTTAATGGCTTTAAAATCAAATCCTGTGTTAGTTGTGAATACCAGTATACAGGTTTATCTAAAAGTTAGTGTAATTCTGGGCTATTTCAGGTCTTGAATATActtggaaggaaggaaaaaatgccATTGTATGTAATGTAAATTGTAGACTTGGCACATGTATGTTTTGTTTGTGAAGATGGTTGCTTCagaattttatttgatatcttgATCTGAAGTGATGTGGGTAGCTGGTTCACGCCAGCCATCCCACTTGTTGACTTCTGCAACTAGTTTATATAGTTGTCCAGTGTCATGCATCACAGATTAACTTAGTCCCCTATACTCTTGCCACGacgaatagatctctctggcgaggcttttaaagatctgccgttgccagttttacgaaaacaggctactgacacgtgtgtgacagacctttaaatgtcttcgagacaaaccctgaggctatacttataagatttttggggcttttgatttccaggtactttaatctccttcctactccgccctgctctctctctcttttctaaatcttacggctttttttttttttttttatacatatgatcaccttatctattttgtcagtacttgtagatagatgtacatttatcattattacacaattagatacttaaaagtatttaattaatgctatagaaataggggatatatttcttgttcatttttaaatacgaattaaaataaacttctttgtcgcctatatattatctataacgaggagtaacgatcatcttaagttttaaaagactacttttttcaatcaaactttttttccataccaccactgaggtaaaagtcaaggtgcgttttgtttttcgagagagtttcccctgtaggcctaatcctctctttttatatataatttattcagaaaactagtcatcagagctatcagctatgttgatgacaaaactgtcaaccaacttgtctacagccacatcttgccgggcatcctcttttgaattttctctacgtgctcgctgcattcttccagttttccgccgtgACATTGTTCGATGCTTCTTGCACTcaaattttaaggtctgccagtttgaacgtattctttttcgccatataagacttcacttgagcccagtgtaattttgattgacccaagtttcggcgagatacacgaatttctgccctgaATCCTTGCGCagcttcatctctctcaaaaatcttgaccgagctacagttacatcttgcctttccaagagaaatttgcgcccatcaaccttcttaaagagagagagagacagagatc
This genomic stretch from Macrobrachium rosenbergii isolate ZJJX-2024 chromosome 23, ASM4041242v1, whole genome shotgun sequence harbors:
- the RpL3 gene encoding large ribosomal subunit protein uL3 isoform X2 is translated as MSHRKFSAPRHGSMAFYPKKRSCRYRPRVKAFPKDDKDKPVHLTAFLGYKAGMTHIVRVADKPGSKINKKEVVEGVTIIETPPMVCVGFIGYIDTPKGPKGFKTIWAEHLSEECRRRFYKNWHKSKKRAFTNATKKWQDPVGKKVIARDIKKMKKYCTSIRVIAHTQIKLLRKRQKKAHLMEIQLNGGDIAAKVDWAVQHLEKQIPVSSVFGQDEMIDVIGVTKGRGMKGVTSRWHTKKLPRKTHKGLRKVACIGAWHPSRVQFTVARAGQKGYHHRTEMNKKIYRIGKGIHTVDGKVVRNNASTEYDLTEKSITPMGGFPHYGGVRQDFVMIKGSCAGKKKRLVCLRKSLYMQTKRVALEKVALHFIDTSSKFGHGRFQTKAEKRANMGPLKKDKEKLKK
- the RpL3 gene encoding large ribosomal subunit protein uL3 isoform X1, with the protein product MVSGGANCRSRYSCSHRKFSAPRHGSMAFYPKKRSCRYRPRVKAFPKDDKDKPVHLTAFLGYKAGMTHIVRVADKPGSKINKKEVVEGVTIIETPPMVCVGFIGYIDTPKGPKGFKTIWAEHLSEECRRRFYKNWHKSKKRAFTNATKKWQDPVGKKVIARDIKKMKKYCTSIRVIAHTQIKLLRKRQKKAHLMEIQLNGGDIAAKVDWAVQHLEKQIPVSSVFGQDEMIDVIGVTKGRGMKGVTSRWHTKKLPRKTHKGLRKVACIGAWHPSRVQFTVARAGQKGYHHRTEMNKKIYRIGKGIHTVDGKVVRNNASTEYDLTEKSITPMGGFPHYGGVRQDFVMIKGSCAGKKKRLVCLRKSLYMQTKRVALEKVALHFIDTSSKFGHGRFQTKAEKRANMGPLKKDKEKLKK